In Balaenoptera musculus isolate JJ_BM4_2016_0621 chromosome 17, mBalMus1.pri.v3, whole genome shotgun sequence, a genomic segment contains:
- the ENY2 gene encoding transcription and mRNA export factor ENY2 isoform X1: MVVSKMNKDAQMRAAINQKLIETGERERLKELLRAKLIECGWKDQLKAHCKEVIKEKGLEHVTVDDLVAEITPKGRALVPDSVKKELLQRIRTFLAQHASL, translated from the exons GTTAGCAAGATGAACAAAGATGCGCAGATGAGAGCAGCAATTAACCAAAAGTTGATAGAAACTGGAGAAAGAGAACG CCTCAAAGAGTTGCTGAGAGCTAAATTAATTGAATGTGGCTGGAAGGATCAGTTGAAGGCACACTGTAAAG AggtaattaaagaaaaaggactAGAACACGTTACTGTTGATGACTTGGTGGCTGAAATCACACCAAAAGGCAGAG ccCTGGTACCTGACAGTGTAAAGAAGGAGCTCCTACAAAGAATAAGAACATTCCTTGCTCAGCATGCCAGCCTTTAA
- the ENY2 gene encoding transcription and mRNA export factor ENY2 isoform X2, translating to MNKDAQMRAAINQKLIETGERERLKELLRAKLIECGWKDQLKAHCKEVIKEKGLEHVTVDDLVAEITPKGRALVPDSVKKELLQRIRTFLAQHASL from the exons ATGAACAAAGATGCGCAGATGAGAGCAGCAATTAACCAAAAGTTGATAGAAACTGGAGAAAGAGAACG CCTCAAAGAGTTGCTGAGAGCTAAATTAATTGAATGTGGCTGGAAGGATCAGTTGAAGGCACACTGTAAAG AggtaattaaagaaaaaggactAGAACACGTTACTGTTGATGACTTGGTGGCTGAAATCACACCAAAAGGCAGAG ccCTGGTACCTGACAGTGTAAAGAAGGAGCTCCTACAAAGAATAAGAACATTCCTTGCTCAGCATGCCAGCCTTTAA